The proteins below come from a single Vidua chalybeata isolate OUT-0048 chromosome 1, bVidCha1 merged haplotype, whole genome shotgun sequence genomic window:
- the KDSR gene encoding 3-ketodihydrosphingosine reductase produces MLLLAAAFIVAFVLLLYMVSPLISPKCLKLPGAHVVVTGGSSGIGKCIAIECYKQGAFITLIARDENKLLQTKKEIEKYSVNDKQVVLCISVDVSKDYEQVENVLKQAQEKLGPVDMLVNCAGTSVTGKFEDIEVNSFERLMAVNYLGSVYPSRAVIATMKERRMGRIVFVSSQAGQLGLFGYTAYSPTKFALRGLAEALQMEVKPYNVYVTVAYPPDTDTPGFAEESKTKPLETKLISETSSVCQAEQVARVIVKDAIQGNFNSSVGSDGYMLSILTSGMSPVTSITEGLQQVVCMGIFRIIGLFYLGSFDSIVRRCMMQREKSESADKTE; encoded by the exons ATGCTGCTCCTGGCCGCCGCCTTCATCGTGGCCTTCGTCCTCCTCCTCTACATGGTGTCGCCGCTCATCAGCCCCAAGTGTCTGAAGCTGCCCGGCGCGCACGTCGTG GTAACTGGAGGCTCCAGTGGAATTGGAAAATGTATTGCTATTGAATGTTATAAGCAAGGTGCTTTCATAACACTGATTGCAAGGGATGAG AATAAGCTGTTGCAGACgaagaaggaaatagaaaagtACTCTGTTAATGACAAGCAG GTTGTACTCTGTATTTCTGTTGATGTGTCTAAAGACTACGAACAGGTGGAGAATGTTCTAAAACAG GCTCAGGAGAAGTTGGGGCCAGTTGACATGCTTGTAAACTGTGCAGGAACATCAGTTACAGGAAAATTTGAGGATATTGAAGTGAATTCTTTTGAA AGATTAATGGCAGTCAATTACCTGGGTAGTGTTTACCCAAGCCGAGCAGTAATCGCTACCATGAAGGAACGCAGAATGGGAAGGATTGTCTTTGTATCATCTCAGGCTGGGCAGTTAGGCCTGTTTGGATATACAGCTTATTCTCCCACGAAATTTGCTCTTCGAGGGTTGGCTGAAGCCCTGCAAATGGAG GTAAAACCTTACAATGTCTACGTAACAGTGGCTTATCCTCCAGATACTGATACTCCTGGCTTTGCagaagaaagtaaaacaaag CCCTTAGAGACGAAGCTGATTTCTGAAACCTCATCTGTTTGCCAAGCAGAACAAGTTGCCAGAGTTATAGTGAAAGATGCCATA CAAGGGAACTTCAACAGCTCAGTTGGATCAGATGGTTACATGCTGTCAATATTGACAAGTGGAATGTCACCAGTCACTTCTATTACTGAAGGTCTTCAGCAG GTTGTTTGCATGGGCATTTTTCGCATCATTGGCCTATTTTACCTAGGAAGTTTTGACAGCATAGTTCGTCGCTGCATgatgcaaagggaaaaatctgAAAGTGCAGATAAAACTGAGTAA
- the BCL2 gene encoding apoptosis regulator Bcl-2 isoform X2 gives MAHPGRRGYDNREIVLKYIHYKLSQRGYDWAAASEDRASLAPDPSASAAAAIVAAAAGTSSDHTGLVSPHLEPPGSATASHTPLAEGLRPAPQVVHLVLRQAGDEFSRRYQRDFSQMSGQLHLTPFTARSRFVAVVEELFRDGVNWGRIVAFFEFGGVMCVESVNREMFPLVDNIATWMTEYLNRHLHNWIQDNGGWWSLLALTW, from the coding sequence ATGGCTCATCCGGGGAGAAGAGGCTACGATAACCGGGAGATAGTGCTGAAGTACATCCACTATAAACTCTCTCAGAGGGGATACGACTGGGCTGCTGCCAGCGAGGACAGGGCATCCCTGGCTCCAGATCCCTccgcttctgctgctgctgcgattgttgctgctgctgctgggacttCCTCTGATCACACTGGGCTGGTGTCTCCACACCTCGAGCCCCCCGGCTCGGCTACCGCTAGCCACACGCCCCTGGCCGAGGGGCTGCGCCCCGCACCCCAGGTAGTCCACCTCGTCCTGCGCCAGGCGGGGGATGAGTTCTCCCGACGCTACCAGAGGGACTTTTCCCAAATGTCTGGCCAGCTGCACCTGACGCCCTTCACGGCCAGAAGCCGCTTCGTGGCGGTCGTGGAGGAGCTCTTCCGAGATGGGGTGAACTGGGGCAGAATTGTGGCCTTCTTTGAGTTTGGCGGTGTGATGTGTGTGGAGAGCGTCAACCGGGAGATGTTTCCCCTCGTGGACAACATCGCCACCTGGATGACTGAGTACCTGAACCGGCACCTGCACAACTGGATCCAGGACAACGGAGGCTGG